In Plasmodium falciparum 3D7 genome assembly, chromosome: 6, the following proteins share a genomic window:
- a CDS encoding ribonuclease H2 subunit A, putative → MEPIIIDNLYEFGNEEVRLGIDEAGRGPVLGPMVYSGFYCNKEHEKLLKEMKIDDSKKITEADREKMFVKLNNSKLPFGWRVHILLPQDISAKMLKKQKYNLNEISHDTAISIIEHVINRGCNLTEVFVDTVGKASVYEEKLQKMFPHIKCTVKEKADSLYPVVSAASICAKVTRDFLLKKWKYEEPIINIDNGFGSGYPGDPVTKNFLKNNFDSVFGFPSIVRFSWSTADTMLENLGEKIEWYDDEEGNDSKALKRKIPFDYSKFKSPYIKRSTFYSKNGLDLVENL, encoded by the coding sequence atggaaCCAATAATAATTGATAATTTGTATGAATTTGGTAATGAAGAAGTTCGACTAGGTATTGATGAAGCTGGGAGGGGACCGGTATTAGGGCCTATGGTATATTCTGGTTTTTATTGCAATAAAGAACATGAGAAActattaaaagaaatgaaaattgATGATTCAAAAAAGATAACTGAAGCAGATAGAGAAAAAATGtttgtaaaattaaataatagtaaATTACCATTTGGTTGGAGAGTACACATATTATTACCACAAGACATAAGTGctaaaatgttaaaaaagcagaaatataatttaaatgaaatatcACATGATACAGCTATATCTATAATTGAACATGTTATAAATCGAGGATGTAATTTAACAGAAGTATTTGTAGATACTGTAGGGAAAGCAAGtgtatatgaagaaaaattacaaaaaatgtTCCCACATATAAAATGTACTGTAAAGGAGAAAGCTGATTCTTTATATCCAGTAGTAAGTGCAGCGTCAATTTGTGCTAAAGTTACACgtgattttcttttaaaaaaatggaaatatgAAGAAccaattattaatatagataatGGTTTTGGATCGGGTTATCCAGGAGACCCAGTAACCAAAAATTTcctaaaaaataattttgattCTGTTTTTGGCTTTCCTAGTATTGTTCGCTTTAGCTGGTCAACAGCTGATACTATGTTGGAAAACTTAGGGGAAAAAATTGAATGgtatgatgatgaagaggGTAATGACTCAAAAGCACTCAAAAGGAAAATACCATTTGATTATAGCAAATTTAAATCaccatatattaaaaggtcaacattttattcaaaaaatggTTTAGATTTAGTggaaaatttataa
- a CDS encoding hexokinase → MSEYDIAKNDVTYTKLDTIECDIPINEELSWRINKFVNQLRISYSTLEEFVDNFVYELKKGLEAHRKHPNLWIPHECSFKMLDSCIANIPTGQEKGTYYAIDFGGTNFRAVRASLDGKGKIKRDQETYSLKFTGSYSHEKGLLDKHATASQLFDHFAERIKYIMGEFNDLDNKEVKSVGFTFSFPCTSPSINCSILIDWTKGFETGRATNDPVEGRDVCKLMNDAFVRAAIPAKVCCVLNDAVGTLMSCAYQKGRGTPPCYIGIILGTGSNGCYYEPEWKKYKYAGKIINIEFGNFDKDLPTSPIDLVMDWYSANRSRQLFEKMISGAYLGEIVRRFMVNVLQSACSKKMWISDSFNSESGSVVLNDTSKNFEDSRKVAKAAWDMDFTDEQIYVLRKICEAVYNRSAALAAGTIAAIAKRIKIIEHSKFTCGVDGSLFVKNAWYCKRLQEHLKVILADKAENLIIIPADDGSGKGAAITAAVIALNADIPQLP, encoded by the coding sequence atgagTGAGTACGATATTGCAAAAAATGATGTAACATATACCAAGTTAGATACAATAGAATGTGATATACCAATAAATGAAGAGTTATCATGgagaattaataaatttgtgAATCAGTTAAGAATATCTTATTCAACATTAGAAGAATTTGTAGACAATTTTGTATATGAATTAAAGAAAGGTTTAGAAGCTCATCGTAAACATCCAAATTTATGGATTCCTCATGAGTGTAGTTTTAAGATGTTGGATTCATGTATTGCTAATATTCCTACTGGTCAAGAGAAGGGTACATATTATGCTATAGATTTCGGTGGTACTAATTTTCGAGCTGTAAGAGCTTCATTAGatggaaaaggaaaaataaagaGAGATCAAGAAACATATAGTTTAAAATTTACAGGATCCTATTCTCATGAGAAAGGTTTATTAGATAAGCATGCAACAGCATCACAATTATTTGATCATTTTGCTgaaagaattaaatatattatgggGGAATTTAATGATTTAGATAATAAAGAAGTGAAGAGTGTTGGATTTACCTTTTCTTTCCCTTGTACATCACCTTCAATTAATTGTTCAATTCTTATTGATTGGACAAAGGGATTTGAAACAGGTAGAGCTACGAATGATCCAGTAGAAGGTCGTGACGTATGTAAATTAATGAATGATGCTTTTGTAAGAGCTGCTATTCCAGCGAAAGTATGTTGTGTATTGAATGATGCTGTTGGTACTCTTATGTCATGTGCATATCAAAAAGGTAGAGGTACCCCACCATGTTATATAGGTATTATATTAGGTACTGGTTCTAATGGTTGTTATTATGAACCTGAATGGAAGAAATATAAGTATGCtggaaaaattataaatatcgaATTTGGTAATTTTGATAAAGATTTACCTACATCACCCATCGATTTAGTTATGGATTGGTATTCAGCTAATCGTAGTAGACAATTGTTTGAAAAAATGATATCTGGTGCTTACTTAGGTGAAATCGTAAGAAGATTTATGGTAAATGTTTTACAAAGTGCATGTTCTAAAAAGATGTGGATTAGTGATAGTTTCAATTCAGAATCTGGTAGTGTTGTATTAAATGATACTTCAAAAAATTTTGAAGATAGTAGGAAAGTTGCTAAGGCTGCTTGGGATATGGATTTTACTGATGAACAAATTTATGTCTTACGTAAAATTTGTGAAGCTGTATATAATAGATCTGCAGCTCTTGCTGCTGGTACTATAGCTGCTATAGCTAAAAGAATCAAAATTATTGAACATTCTAAATTTACTTGTGGTGTTGATGGCTCCTTATTTGTTAAAAATGCTTGGTATTGTAAAAGATTACAAGAACATTTAAAAGTTATCTTAGCTGACAAAGCtgaaaatttaattattattccaGCAGATGATGGTTCAGGAAAGGGAGCAGCCATCACAGCAGCAGTCATCGCATTAAATGCGGACATTCCACAATTaccataa